Below is a window of Carassius gibelio isolate Cgi1373 ecotype wild population from Czech Republic chromosome B23, carGib1.2-hapl.c, whole genome shotgun sequence DNA.
TTTTTATGTCCAAACTGCAATTACAGTAAAGGTAGGTGTTAATGTTATTGTTGCAGGATTCATTTTTGGTGAACGGCATCATTACTCGAAGAACCAAGTGTTATTTGGGTTACTTCAGGATActtggtttaaaataataataaaaaacaccttttgattttttggaaaatattatGTGTAATCACTTTTAggtcttcaatatatatatatatatatatatatatatatatatatatatatcatatgctTTTACATTTCTAATATTGAAATTAATCTGCTCATGGGttaaatacaattgttttatatgtttatgaTTGTGTGGAATAATTTGTATAAATTGCTGTTCAGCTGCAAGCGTTCCTGAGCCGGAATCTGAAGTGACATCTGAGCTTTCAATGTTGGAAAACTACGTCCCTCTAAACGTGTTCCAACTGGAGGATCGTTTGGAGAAATACACACCTCTCAAACAAAGACACGTGACTAACGTCTGGCCCAGGGTCTTCATCGGAGATGAGTGAGTCTACAACACAACTCTATTTCTCTTattgttctgtcatttattctgCTTGGTACGTCCTCTGTAAGAAAGACTAACCCAGGCCGTTGTGTTCTTGTGCAGAGAGATGGCCACCGACCGAGATGCTCTGCAGGAGATGTGCATCACTCACATCCTCAACGCTGCAGCACCAAAGAAGCATCTTAAATACTACTTAGGACGTTTTAATGATGAAGACATGGTAGGAACGGTCAATACAGGGTCCAGATATTACAGAGGCTTGCACATCAATTATTACGGCTTGCCTACAGCAGACAGACACTGTTCTGACATCAGCAAGTGCTTCATACCAGCTGCCAAATTCATTGACAAGGCCCTGGAGAAGCGAGCAAGtgagctgagaaacacacacagcatTTCTCATCTATTAGAGTCCTACAGTCTAGAAATGAAGTGTTTGACCGTCTGACTGTGTTTCTCTCCTCAGGTAaggtgctgatttgctgcaagcAGGGTGTGGAGCACTCGGTGACTCTGTTTCTGGCGTATCTGATGATCTGTCATGACATGATGGTGGAGGAGGCCATCGATCACGTCATGAAGGAGAGACGCATCAGACCCTCCAGAGACGTCCTGAAGAAGCTGATGCTCCTCAACGCTCACCTGGTGCTGCAGAGAAAACTGAAACTGCAGGACATCAAAACCGGCCGAAAGAGGAACAAGTGGCAGCTTAAAAAAAGGAGAGCgctgatataaaaataataaaaatgtgcacaGATGAAAAAACATAACGGCAAGAGCTGTCCTGGTAATGAGCTGCtagtacttttattcatttattagttattttatgtGTTCATATAGTGCAGAAGAACAAGTGCACagatagaaaaaaagtgtatataaatagaaatgtgagcaaaataaaaaataatcattcagAAGTAATTCAGAAAATCAAACTTTTGCACAtagttgaataaaatattaaaatgaatggagCTGCCAGTGCTTTTGTGTATTTAATTCTTATAGTGCAGATGAATAAGTGCACAGATAGTTAAACAGTTCAAATCAAACTTTTGCAcacagttatattaaatattacaaatatttcatttcacaAACACTCAGAAAAAATGGATTGTTCGTTTTACAcagatatgttttgttaaaacaacacaaatacatttagttttctaccaaaacacaattgtattgtgcttaatcaacttaaactgttttattttaaattcgtcATTAAAAAAGAACAGAAGTGACAGCTGAAAGTTGTTTGATGAGGTT
It encodes the following:
- the LOC128011431 gene encoding dual specificity phosphatase 29-like encodes the protein MLENYVPLNVFQLEDRLEKYTPLKQRHVTNVWPRVFIGDEEMATDRDALQEMCITHILNAAAPKKHLKYYLGRFNDEDMVGTVNTGSRYYRGLHINYYGLPTADRHCSDISKCFIPAAKFIDKALEKRASKVLICCKQGVEHSVTLFLAYLMICHDMMVEEAIDHVMKERRIRPSRDVLKKLMLLNAHLVLQRKLKLQDIKTGRKRNKWQLKKRRALI